Genomic window (Armatimonadota bacterium):
GGGCGGCCAGGCCACTCCCGCAGAAGTGGAAATGGGCAAGCAGGCCGCCCAGGAGATCGAAAAGGAGCTCCAGGTCGCGGACGACCCCGCGGCCGCCGAGCGCCTTGACCGGATCGTCGCGTGCCTGCGCCCTTACACCCAGCGCCCCGCCATCGACTACCAGGCCAAGCTCCTGGCGCGTGGCGGCATCAACGCCTTCTCCCTGCCCGGAGGCCACATCTACATCACCCAATCGCTGCTGGAGGCGGTGGAATCCGAGGACGAGCTGGCGGCGGTGATCGCCCACGAGATGGCCCACGTCGCCCTCGGCCACGGCATCGAGCTCGCCCGCCGCGAGGCCAAGATAAACAACAAAGCGGCGCTGGCGGTGCTGGCGGCGGTGCTGGCGGGCAAGAATGTTGATCCCGGCAACGTGATCATCGTCGCCTCGCTGGTGCGCACGGGGCTGCTCAGCGGCTACAGCCGCGAGGCGGAGCTGGAAGCGGACGCCAACGCTGTCATCTACCTGCGGCGGGCAGGTTACCACCCGGTGGCGGTGCTGACGGTGGTGGAGGGGCTGGCGCGCATGGAGCTCACCCACCCCAACGTCGAGCTCGGCATCTTCCAGACCCACCCCTACCCCGAGGAGCGCGCGCGCGCGACTCTGCGGCAGCTGCAAGCGATGGGGCTGCCCACCAACGCGCGCCCGGTGCTGGGGACCCTGACCACCACCTCGGAAGCGGTGGAGCGGGACGGTCGCACCATCGGACGCGTCACCCTCGACGACTTCGCCGTCTTCGAGCCGGCGGTGGCGGACGGCGACCTCACACCGCTACAGCGCGCGGCGCAGGCGGCCGCCGCGCTCAACCGGCTGGTGTTCGATGACCTGCGCATGTACGAGGTGCGCAGCGTTGTGGCGCCGAACCGCGCGCTGGTGCTGGGGCGGGGAGCGACGCTGCTGACCATCCTGCCCGGTGACGCCGAGTTCCACCATGCCACCCTCGCCGACCTCGCCGCCAAGGCCGAGGCCAACATCAAGCTCGCGCTGTGGCAGGAAGCCGTGCGCCGGGCGTTCTAGCGTTTTCCAGCAAAGCCCTCACGGCTGCGCCAACGACTGCCACCCCCACCCCCTGCAAACGGGAAGAGGCGACGAGACGTGCTCCCCCGGCTGGTCAAGGGATGGACGGATACGCGCGGGGTGTGAACTGATTCCCTTGTGCCGTGCGCCGGGGCTTGTGTGGATGAGCAGCGATGTGATACCATCCATGCCCCTGGTGGCGCGCGCCGCGAGCGGCGCCGACGGGTCGCGAGCCTGCCATAGGCCGGCGCCCGGACGCGAGTCACGCGGTGCGAGGTTCTCAGGCGGGAAAACCCCAGGCGGAGGGGTTGACAGAGAGTCAGGCGGTCGCTATAATTACAATTCGTTGCGCGGATGTGAATCCGTCTCGCACGGATGCAAGCGTCCGCGCTTCGTTATGGTAAGCGGGGGGGAGCGCAACTCCCGCAACAGGTGAAAGCGGTTGCCGACTATCCATCAGCTAGTCAGAAAGGGCCGCAAGCGCCAGCAGACGCGGGTGCGCCCGACCGTGCGCTGGGCGCTGGGGTGGAACTTCAACACCAAGCGGCGCAGGTACGTGCGGGTGCCGGGTCCGCTCAAGCGGGGGGTGTGCACGCGCGTATATACTGTAGGCCCAAGGAAGCCCAACTCGGCGCTGCGCAAGGTCGCCCGCGTGCGGTTGACCAATCGCATCGAAGTCACCGCCTACGTCCCCGGTGAAGGGCACAACCTGCAAGAGCACTCGGTAGTCCTCATCCGCGGCGGAAGCGTCAAGGATCTCGCCGGGATTCGCTATCATATCGTGCGCGGGGTCTTGGATACCTCCGGCGTCGAGGCGCGCCGGCAGGGGCGGTCAAAATACGGGGCCAAACGGCCCAAGTAATCGGCGGCGGAAGTGCGGGGCGCGACCCAGCCAGGCGTGCCTTGCACTTCGCGCGTCTCAGGCAGAGGTAGGAGTCACCGGATATGCCGCGAAAGGGCCCTGCACCGCGCCGACAAGTAAGGCCGGATCCGCTGTTCAACAGCTGGCTGGTGACACAGTTCGTCAACAAGCTGCTGTTGCGCGGCAAGCGCAGCACCGCGGAAGGCATATTCTACGGGGCGCTGCAGATCATTGGCGGGCGCGGCAAGGATCCACTGGCGGTGTTCGGGCAGGCGCTGCGCAACACCATGCCGGTGCTGGAGGTGCGGCCGCGCCGGGTGGGGGGCGCGACCTACCAGGTGCCGATTGAGGTACGCCCGACGCGGCGCGTGGACCTGGGCATGCGCTGGCTCATCCAGAGCGCGCGCGGGCGGGCGGGCCGGACTATGGATGGCAGATTGGCGGCGGAGCTGATGGACGCCGCAGACGGCCAGGGCGCTTCGGTCAAGAAGCGAGAGGATACCCATAGGATGGCGGAAGCCAACAAGGCCTTCGCCCACTACCGCTGGTAGGCCGGCAATGGTTCGCGTGCCGCGAGCCGACAGTCCGGCGACGGTCTGCATTACGCCGACCTACCGCAGGCGGTAGCGGGAGCCGGCCGGATTGATCGGGATTCGCTCATGGCACGCGATTTTCCGCTAGACAAGACGCGAAATATAGGCATCGCCGCCCACATAGACGCGGGCAAGACCACCACCACCGAGCGCATCTTGTTCTACACCGGCAAGGTGCACCGCATGGGCGAGGTGGACGAGGGGGCGGCAACCATGGACTGGATGCCGCAGGAGCAGGAGCGCGGCATCACCATCACCTCCGCCGCCACCACCTGCTTCTGGCGCGACCACCAGATCAACATCATTGACACCCCCGGCCACGTGGATTTCACGGTGGAGGTGGAGCGTTCGCTGCGCGTCCTCGACGGCGTGGTCGCGATCTTCTGCGCCGTGGGCGGCGTCCAGCCCCAGTCCGAGACCGTCTGGCGCCAGGCCAACAAGTACCGCGTCCCGCGCGTTGCCTACATCAACAAGCTCGATCGCGCGGGCGCCGGCTTTCATCGCATCCTGCACGGCATGCGCCAGCGCCTGGGCTGCCGGGTGGTGGCGGTGCAGCTACCTATCGGCTCGGAGGCCGACTTCCAGGGCGTGATTGACCTGGTGCGCATGCGCGCCCTCTACTACCCCGAGGAGTCGGGCACCACGGTGGAGGAGCGCGAGGTCCCGCCGGAGCTGATGGAGCGCGCGCAGCGCTTCCGCGAAGCGATGCTGGAAGCGGCGGCGGAGAGTGACGAGCAGCTAATGGAGCGCTATCTGGACAGTGGCGAGCTGCCCCCGGAGCAGATTCGCGCCGGGCTGCGCATCGGCACCCTGCGCTACAATATGGTGCCGGTGCTGTGCGGCGCCTCCTTGCGCAACAAGGCCGTGCAGCCACTGATTGACGCGATCGTGGATTACCTGCCGTCGCCGCTGGAGGTACCGGAGGTGCAGGGGCTCGATCCCGCCACCGGCCAGACCGTCACCCGCCGCGCGGACGATGACGAACCATTCGCCGCGCTCGCCTTCAAGATTCGCTCCGATCCGTATGTCGGCCGCTTGACCTACCTGCGCGCCTACAGCGGCGCCCTGCGCAAGGGGCAGCAGGTGCTGAATGCCAACCAGGGCCGCCGCCAGCGCATCGGCCGCATCCTGCGCATGCACGCCAATCACCGCGAAGATTTGGCCGAGATCCACGCCGGCGACATCGTCGCCGCCGTCGGTCTCAACGGCGTCGCCACCGGCGATACCCTGTGCGACGAGCACCAGCCGGTGGTGTTCGAGAGCATCCATTTCCCGGAGCCGGTAATCTCCGTCGCCATCGAGCCGCGCACCCAGGCCGATCGCGAGCGCCTGAGCGAGGCGCTGGCGCGGCTTACCGGCGAGGACCCGACCTTCCGCTTGCGCGTCGACCAGGACACGGGCCAGACCATCGTCTCCGGCATGGGCGAGCTGCACCTCGAGATCATCGTCGATCGCCTGCTGCGCGAGTTCAACGTCGCCGCCAGTGTCGGCCGCCCCCAGGTGTCCTACCGCGAGGCGCTCACCGGCACCGCCGAGGGCGAGGGCCGGTTCGTGCGCCAGAGCGGGGGCCACGGCCAATACGGCCAGGTCACGCTGCGGGTCGCGCCCGCTCCCGGTGGAGGAATCGAATTCGACAACCGCGTCACGGGCGGCGAGATCCCCAAGGAGTTCATCCCCGCGGTGGAGCGGGGGGTGCGGGGGGCGATGGAGGGCGGCGTGCTCGCGGGCTACCCGATGACTGACGTCAAGGTGACCCTGCTCGGCGGCAGCTATCACGAGGTGGATTCGAGCGAGATCGCGTTTGAAATCGCGGGGGCGATGGCCTTTCGCGATGCCGCCGGGCGCGCGCAGCCGATGCTCAAGGAACCGATCATGAAGGTGGAGGTGGTGGTGGGCGAGGACCGCCTGGGGGACGTCATCGGCGACCTCAACGGCCGTCGCGCCGACATCCAGGGCATGGAGCCAAGCCCGGGCGGGACGCAGACCGTGCGCGCGCTGGTGCCCCTGGCCGAGATGTTCGGCTATGCCACCGCCTTGCGCTCGCTCACCCAGGGGCGCGCCACCTATACCATGGAGCCATCACACTACCAGCAGGTTCCCGCGCAGATCGCGGATCAACTGCTCGCACATACGGTGCACGCATAGCGGCAGAAGACGGTGGGCCCCCGACCGGTCGGGGGCAATACTTCGCCCCGACAGGTCGGGGCGCCATCGAGATCAACTGGGAGCGAGATCATGGGCAAGCGGAAGTTTGAGCGGACGAAGCCGCACGTGAACATTGGCACCATTGGGCACGTGGATCACGGCAAGACGACCTTGACCAGCGCGATCACGT
Coding sequences:
- a CDS encoding M48 family metalloprotease → GGQATPAEVEMGKQAAQEIEKELQVADDPAAAERLDRIVACLRPYTQRPAIDYQAKLLARGGINAFSLPGGHIYITQSLLEAVESEDELAAVIAHEMAHVALGHGIELARREAKINNKAALAVLAAVLAGKNVDPGNVIIVASLVRTGLLSGYSREAELEADANAVIYLRRAGYHPVAVLTVVEGLARMELTHPNVELGIFQTHPYPEERARATLRQLQAMGLPTNARPVLGTLTTTSEAVERDGRTIGRVTLDDFAVFEPAVADGDLTPLQRAAQAAAALNRLVFDDLRMYEVRSVVAPNRALVLGRGATLLTILPGDAEFHHATLADLAAKAEANIKLALWQEAVRRAF
- the rpsL gene encoding 30S ribosomal protein S12 — translated: MPTIHQLVRKGRKRQQTRVRPTVRWALGWNFNTKRRRYVRVPGPLKRGVCTRVYTVGPRKPNSALRKVARVRLTNRIEVTAYVPGEGHNLQEHSVVLIRGGSVKDLAGIRYHIVRGVLDTSGVEARRQGRSKYGAKRPK
- the rpsG gene encoding 30S ribosomal protein S7, coding for MPRKGPAPRRQVRPDPLFNSWLVTQFVNKLLLRGKRSTAEGIFYGALQIIGGRGKDPLAVFGQALRNTMPVLEVRPRRVGGATYQVPIEVRPTRRVDLGMRWLIQSARGRAGRTMDGRLAAELMDAADGQGASVKKREDTHRMAEANKAFAHYRW
- the fusA gene encoding elongation factor G, translating into MARDFPLDKTRNIGIAAHIDAGKTTTTERILFYTGKVHRMGEVDEGAATMDWMPQEQERGITITSAATTCFWRDHQINIIDTPGHVDFTVEVERSLRVLDGVVAIFCAVGGVQPQSETVWRQANKYRVPRVAYINKLDRAGAGFHRILHGMRQRLGCRVVAVQLPIGSEADFQGVIDLVRMRALYYPEESGTTVEEREVPPELMERAQRFREAMLEAAAESDEQLMERYLDSGELPPEQIRAGLRIGTLRYNMVPVLCGASLRNKAVQPLIDAIVDYLPSPLEVPEVQGLDPATGQTVTRRADDDEPFAALAFKIRSDPYVGRLTYLRAYSGALRKGQQVLNANQGRRQRIGRILRMHANHREDLAEIHAGDIVAAVGLNGVATGDTLCDEHQPVVFESIHFPEPVISVAIEPRTQADRERLSEALARLTGEDPTFRLRVDQDTGQTIVSGMGELHLEIIVDRLLREFNVAASVGRPQVSYREALTGTAEGEGRFVRQSGGHGQYGQVTLRVAPAPGGGIEFDNRVTGGEIPKEFIPAVERGVRGAMEGGVLAGYPMTDVKVTLLGGSYHEVDSSEIAFEIAGAMAFRDAAGRAQPMLKEPIMKVEVVVGEDRLGDVIGDLNGRRADIQGMEPSPGGTQTVRALVPLAEMFGYATALRSLTQGRATYTMEPSHYQQVPAQIADQLLAHTVHA